One genomic region from Croceicoccus sp. YJ47 encodes:
- a CDS encoding DUF2460 domain-containing protein, with translation MAYWLAKNRKGQETDYIQRFDPRFWTVNFPRPMMAAVTTTAVDALRVDCTFYRADDLAGLIWDSVDTIDHPLTAYITNRDYRRLKLSFRWRSAGIMPLDAINGPTLTIEGRDAGGQPRAWYVRLWNYAQGTPQDARITLDFSDLDGGFLLPAEADPVHCADIDRLFFSLVPPGYDPVGGDLPGAVESFVEISDITVDGANAVLEIGDVMVPPHGIGMCTAFDDSGTQTPARLIRNIRALGYRGEIVHYMGMSHYFRLVAAGDAQYRVDDQAAAFNNAAAAWHLAFFAECRRTGFEPIASLSYELLAMHCPPEWQQRDADGNPAQTGWEPPSSLLSPANDEAMNYLQRVGSAAADLMKRARVPVRFQIGEPWWWMFSDGRICLYDDAAVARFGGNPPRIDTLTAPLNQAQKQLLDTAGAVLSASTKALGEAVRDEAGGAIDLRLLAFLPTVLDPAMPEARRANLPVGWAYPAFDRLQLEDYDWLTAGRANLREEAYAETDARLKYPKSLQDYLSGFVLLARDASRMWPLIDEGLDEAAKRGVPRRFVWASPQVMRDGYVRHTGSGPDDDEGKDDMKAFDDIPYPLALGNGTAVMPEFSTSIVVTASGHEHRNTLWSDARLKFDVGPGIRSEHELGVLLSFFRARRGAARGFRLRDPNDFSSMAMSGTPTPYDQLLGIGDGVRTRFELVKHYGVGSDAQIRRITRPDPGTVMVSVDGVETDAWTLDHLGVIRLDKPAPRNADVRAGFLFDVPVRFAEDRIEVNSAVFAAGEAPSVPLIELREAV, from the coding sequence GTGGCTTATTGGCTCGCGAAGAACCGCAAGGGGCAGGAAACCGACTATATTCAGCGTTTCGATCCCCGTTTCTGGACGGTAAATTTTCCGCGCCCGATGATGGCGGCGGTGACGACGACCGCTGTCGATGCCCTGCGCGTCGATTGCACATTCTACCGGGCCGACGACCTCGCCGGCCTGATCTGGGACAGCGTGGATACGATCGATCATCCGCTGACCGCCTATATCACGAACCGGGATTACCGGCGGCTGAAACTTTCGTTTCGCTGGCGCTCGGCCGGGATCATGCCGCTGGACGCGATCAACGGGCCGACGCTGACGATCGAGGGGCGCGACGCCGGCGGCCAGCCTCGCGCGTGGTATGTGCGCCTCTGGAACTATGCGCAGGGCACGCCGCAGGACGCGCGCATCACGCTCGATTTTTCCGATCTCGACGGGGGATTTCTGCTTCCTGCGGAGGCCGATCCCGTACATTGCGCAGATATCGACCGGCTTTTTTTCTCGCTGGTTCCGCCCGGATACGATCCTGTGGGTGGTGATCTGCCGGGCGCGGTCGAAAGCTTTGTCGAGATCAGCGATATTACGGTGGATGGCGCAAACGCCGTTCTGGAAATCGGTGACGTGATGGTCCCGCCCCACGGCATCGGCATGTGCACCGCCTTCGACGATAGCGGCACCCAGACACCGGCGCGCCTGATCCGGAATATCCGGGCTCTCGGCTATCGCGGGGAAATCGTCCACTACATGGGAATGAGCCATTATTTCCGGCTCGTCGCAGCAGGAGATGCGCAATATCGGGTGGATGATCAGGCTGCGGCGTTCAACAATGCCGCCGCCGCCTGGCATCTGGCTTTTTTCGCCGAATGTCGGCGGACCGGATTCGAACCGATCGCATCGCTGTCTTACGAACTGCTGGCCATGCATTGTCCACCAGAATGGCAGCAGCGCGACGCGGATGGCAATCCGGCGCAGACCGGCTGGGAGCCGCCCTCATCGCTTTTGTCGCCGGCCAACGATGAGGCGATGAACTATCTTCAGCGGGTCGGCAGCGCGGCTGCCGACCTCATGAAACGGGCCAGAGTTCCCGTTCGGTTTCAGATCGGTGAACCGTGGTGGTGGATGTTTTCGGACGGGCGGATCTGTCTATATGACGATGCGGCGGTGGCTCGTTTCGGGGGGAATCCACCCCGCATCGACACGCTGACCGCTCCGCTGAATCAGGCCCAGAAACAGCTTCTCGACACGGCAGGCGCAGTGCTTTCCGCATCCACGAAAGCTTTGGGGGAGGCTGTGCGCGACGAGGCGGGGGGCGCAATCGATCTGCGGCTCCTGGCGTTCTTGCCGACCGTGCTGGACCCGGCGATGCCCGAGGCCCGGCGTGCGAACCTCCCCGTCGGGTGGGCCTACCCGGCTTTCGACCGGCTCCAGCTCGAGGATTATGACTGGCTCACTGCCGGGCGTGCCAATCTGCGGGAAGAAGCATACGCCGAAACGGATGCACGGCTTAAATATCCCAAATCCTTGCAGGATTACCTCTCGGGCTTCGTCCTCCTCGCACGCGATGCGTCGCGCATGTGGCCGCTCATCGACGAAGGGCTGGACGAAGCGGCCAAACGCGGCGTGCCCCGCCGCTTCGTATGGGCGTCGCCGCAGGTGATGCGCGATGGTTACGTTCGCCACACGGGTAGCGGGCCTGACGATGACGAAGGGAAAGATGACATGAAAGCCTTCGACGATATTCCTTACCCTCTCGCACTTGGCAACGGCACAGCCGTGATGCCGGAATTTTCGACCAGCATCGTCGTGACTGCTTCGGGCCACGAGCATCGCAATACCTTGTGGTCCGATGCGCGTCTGAAATTCGACGTGGGACCGGGCATTCGCTCGGAGCACGAACTCGGCGTCCTCCTGTCGTTCTTCCGGGCGCGGCGGGGTGCGGCGCGCGGATTTCGCCTGCGCGATCCCAACGACTTCAGTTCCATGGCAATGTCGGGTACGCCGACGCCGTATGATCAGCTTCTGGGTATCGGCGATGGGGTCCGCACGCGTTTCGAACTTGTAAAGCATTACGGCGTGGGAAGTGATGCTCAGATCCGCCGCATCACCCGGCCGGATCCGGGCACTGTCATGGTCAGCGTTGACGGGGTCGAAACCGATGCGTGGACGCTCGATCACCTTGGCGTCATACGCCTGGACAAGCCAGCACCGCGGAATGCCGATGTGCGCGCCGGATTTCTTTTCGACGTTCCGGTCCGGTTCGCCGAAGACCGGATCGAGGTCAATAGCGCGGTCTTTGCAGCCGGTGAAGCGCCCAGCGTGCCGCTCATCGAATTGCGGGAGGCGGTATGA
- a CDS encoding DUF2163 domain-containing protein, with translation MTRHWFSGELETVASYWRVYRRDGVTLGFTSHDRDLLIDDIRHRSAPGMVPSAIRMTAQLDPDSAEVQGALDHRAITGSDLVAGRYDDARVEIGIVDWENLEHEILFSGMIGRVARDGEAFEAELTSSKARLAIDPIPRTSPTCRALFCGPGCNLSSARHSHETKIVAVDSSQNSVSISGQLTAADFLDGTLRWLDGNAVRVVHRVIAVDGGRLLLDPDIPDDIGPGARALLREGCDHRLETCAERFGNAINFRGEPFLPGNDLLTRYPVPGS, from the coding sequence ATGACGCGTCACTGGTTTTCCGGCGAGCTGGAAACGGTCGCGAGCTATTGGCGTGTCTATCGTCGTGACGGGGTGACGCTGGGCTTCACCTCGCATGACCGGGATCTTCTCATCGACGATATTCGACACCGTAGCGCGCCCGGTATGGTGCCATCGGCAATCCGCATGACCGCGCAACTCGACCCGGACAGTGCCGAAGTTCAGGGCGCACTCGATCACCGGGCGATCACTGGCAGCGATCTCGTCGCTGGCCGTTACGACGATGCCAGGGTCGAAATCGGGATCGTCGATTGGGAAAATCTGGAACACGAAATTCTCTTTTCCGGCATGATCGGGCGGGTTGCGCGCGATGGGGAAGCATTCGAGGCCGAACTGACATCGAGCAAGGCCCGTTTGGCGATCGATCCCATCCCGCGGACAAGTCCGACATGTCGGGCGCTTTTCTGCGGTCCTGGCTGCAATCTTTCGAGTGCACGTCATAGCCACGAAACAAAGATCGTGGCGGTCGATAGCAGCCAGAATTCCGTTTCCATATCCGGCCAGTTGACCGCCGCGGACTTTCTCGATGGCACACTGCGATGGCTGGATGGCAATGCGGTAAGAGTCGTTCATCGGGTCATCGCCGTCGATGGTGGCAGGCTTTTGCTTGACCCCGACATCCCGGACGACATCGGCCCGGGGGCACGCGCGCTTTTGCGCGAAGGCTGTGATCATCGGCTCGAAACCTGCGCCGAAAGATTTGGCAACGCCATCAATTTTCGGGGCGAGCCGTTTCTTCCAGGTAACGATCTGCTCACGCGCTATCCGGTCCCGGGATCGTGA
- a CDS encoding C40 family peptidase produces the protein MIGEQLAHAAMQFLDAPFRIHGRDPATGLDCIGLLHASLSAVGRAAQLPVGYRLRNDDVECYLGYAEKCGLRPADGDTPGDVVLAWVHRMQPHVAIRGFGPDFIHAHAGLRRIVAVPIDQGWRIAHRWRLSR, from the coding sequence GTGATCGGCGAACAGCTTGCGCATGCCGCGATGCAGTTTTTGGACGCCCCGTTTCGTATTCACGGGCGCGATCCGGCCACCGGGCTCGATTGCATCGGGCTGCTCCACGCCTCGCTTTCGGCGGTCGGAAGGGCGGCGCAACTGCCCGTGGGGTACAGGCTGCGAAACGACGATGTCGAATGCTATCTCGGCTATGCGGAGAAATGCGGATTAAGGCCCGCGGACGGAGACACGCCGGGCGACGTCGTTCTGGCCTGGGTTCATCGCATGCAGCCCCACGTGGCAATCCGCGGCTTTGGCCCTGATTTCATTCACGCGCACGCAGGTTTGCGCAGGATCGTTGCCGTCCCGATCGATCAGGGGTGGCGCATAGCCCATCGTTGGCGCCTTTCCCGATAA
- a CDS encoding phage tail protein, producing MRLYRGYGDQPLDPLIASDRGSGRTPAFRNIAYVVFEDLDLSEFGNRIPALTFEVIERGGDIRLIDMIGGASVEVSVKLPGLSGFSHEAGSYAALLEELSTAYPLACDTRNETLALVDTTPDGSRTPVVLPPTAMGADDDFGRRTGISRQRAAKSDRTQIALRYYDKDRDYQPGLQRSGGRTVVQGPQTIEFPATMRANDARRLADRIAARSDARRETMAYRIATIHPDIRPGAHVIVPGERGLWQVLSWEWRESGIELELEALRTVGQIGNMPTGATGQGNPPVDRIGGSTSLAVFELPWDGVGASDVPTGYAATSSDAVGWTGAALYKKTGVGALAYVRPALRSRAVIGTLTTRLRAASPHIVDRHGGVVIELLPSDQALVDCDMASLANGANRARIGSEIVQFAKATALGDGRWRIDQLLRGRGGTEAEIADHEPGTQFVLLDERLTPLPPSAIDNPVPDAIVALGNSDPEPVVAPIENAGLSLRPLVPVHGRAETFADGSILVNWVRRARGGWQWLNQVETPLNEVSEAYEISARTAQGETLFWETKTSSLLISPLDAKRLAPLRTIEIRQRGRVSLSLPLVLALPAVL from the coding sequence ATGCGGCTCTATCGCGGATATGGGGATCAGCCGCTCGACCCACTTATTGCGAGCGACCGGGGAAGCGGCCGCACGCCAGCCTTTCGCAACATTGCCTATGTCGTGTTCGAGGATCTCGATCTTTCCGAATTCGGAAACCGCATTCCAGCGCTCACGTTCGAAGTCATCGAACGTGGCGGCGATATCCGGCTGATTGATATGATCGGCGGTGCTTCGGTAGAGGTGAGTGTGAAATTGCCGGGACTGAGTGGATTCAGTCACGAAGCGGGTTCGTACGCCGCACTTCTCGAGGAACTATCGACTGCCTATCCCCTTGCCTGCGATACCCGTAATGAAACGCTCGCTCTCGTCGATACGACCCCCGATGGTTCGCGAACACCTGTTGTCCTGCCGCCGACCGCTATGGGCGCCGACGACGATTTCGGGCGGCGGACCGGCATCTCGCGTCAGCGGGCGGCAAAGTCGGACCGCACGCAAATCGCTCTTCGCTATTATGACAAGGACCGCGATTACCAGCCAGGCCTCCAACGCAGCGGAGGCCGAACGGTGGTCCAGGGGCCACAAACGATCGAATTTCCTGCCACGATGCGCGCAAACGATGCACGACGGCTTGCCGACCGAATTGCCGCGCGGAGCGATGCACGCCGCGAAACGATGGCCTATCGGATCGCAACGATACATCCCGATATTCGGCCAGGCGCGCATGTCATCGTGCCCGGTGAGCGAGGGCTCTGGCAGGTTCTTTCGTGGGAATGGCGGGAAAGCGGCATCGAACTGGAGCTTGAGGCCCTTCGCACGGTCGGTCAGATTGGAAACATGCCGACCGGCGCGACCGGACAGGGAAATCCGCCGGTTGACCGGATCGGCGGATCGACATCCCTGGCTGTGTTCGAGCTTCCCTGGGATGGCGTAGGGGCGTCCGACGTACCGACGGGATACGCTGCGACATCGTCCGATGCGGTGGGGTGGACCGGCGCTGCACTCTACAAAAAAACGGGTGTCGGCGCGCTCGCATACGTTCGGCCGGCGCTGCGCAGCCGCGCGGTGATCGGGACGCTGACAACGCGGCTACGCGCCGCCTCCCCCCACATCGTTGACCGGCATGGCGGCGTGGTCATCGAATTGCTGCCAAGCGACCAGGCACTTGTTGATTGTGACATGGCGTCGCTTGCCAACGGTGCCAATCGTGCCCGAATCGGATCGGAAATCGTCCAGTTCGCAAAAGCGACCGCCCTTGGTGATGGGCGTTGGCGGATCGACCAACTTCTCCGGGGCCGCGGCGGCACCGAAGCCGAAATTGCCGACCACGAACCGGGAACACAATTCGTTCTTCTGGATGAGCGGCTGACCCCGCTTCCACCATCCGCAATCGACAACCCGGTGCCAGATGCGATCGTGGCACTCGGCAATTCGGATCCGGAGCCGGTGGTGGCACCGATCGAAAATGCGGGCCTTTCGCTGCGGCCGCTTGTCCCCGTTCATGGCCGCGCCGAAACATTCGCCGATGGCTCGATCTTAGTGAACTGGGTTCGCCGGGCACGAGGCGGATGGCAATGGCTTAATCAGGTCGAAACACCCTTGAACGAGGTGAGCGAGGCATACGAAATCTCGGCGCGAACAGCACAGGGCGAAACTCTTTTCTGGGAAACCAAGACATCCAGCCTTCTGATTTCACCGCTCGACGCCAAGCGGCTTGCGCCCCTCAGGACGATCGAAATTCGACAGCGTGGACGCGTTTCGTTGTCGCTTCCCCTCGTGCTCGCATTGCCCGCCGTACTTTGA
- a CDS encoding DUF2793 domain-containing protein: MLYAAQAQKEYFVNEALSRVDALIQCVVEGIASSEPAAPQNGQNWIVADAASGAFQGQDGKIACRQQGQWLFAAPNPAMLVFDRTLGKQRRFDGEWIFAQEVELPTGGSIIDNEARSAVAALREAMVRAGILTGAEENVP, translated from the coding sequence ATGCTCTATGCCGCGCAGGCGCAAAAGGAATATTTCGTCAATGAAGCGCTTTCGCGGGTCGATGCCCTGATCCAATGCGTGGTGGAGGGAATTGCCTCCAGCGAACCGGCAGCGCCGCAGAATGGGCAGAACTGGATCGTAGCCGATGCAGCGAGCGGAGCGTTTCAGGGGCAGGACGGAAAGATCGCGTGCCGTCAGCAAGGACAGTGGCTTTTCGCCGCGCCAAACCCGGCCATGCTCGTATTCGATCGCACCCTTGGCAAGCAGCGCCGGTTCGACGGAGAATGGATTTTTGCCCAGGAAGTCGAACTGCCTACCGGTGGCTCGATTATCGACAACGAAGCCCGGAGCGCCGTCGCCGCGCTTCGCGAAGCGATGGTCCGTGCGGGCATTCTGACCGGTGCGGAAGAAAATGTACCCTGA
- the queC gene encoding 7-cyano-7-deazaguanine synthase QueC — translation MTENNGSRKPAVVLLSGGLDSMVSAGIAKERGYAINALTIDYNQRHRRELQSAARIAQSLGATRHCILPLDLSVFGGSALTDDIAVPKDGLGDTIPVTYVQARNLVFLSLTLAWAETIGAEDIFIGVNALDYSGYPDCRPEFISAFQDIANLATKAGAEGSRFRIQAPLQHLGKDEIAAEALRLGLDPAMSWSCYDPRSDGRPCGLCDSCRLRRDGFRKIGAEDPLDYPD, via the coding sequence ATGACTGAAAACAACGGAAGTCGAAAGCCTGCGGTCGTCCTGCTGTCAGGCGGGCTAGATTCCATGGTGTCGGCGGGCATCGCGAAAGAGCGTGGCTATGCCATCAATGCTCTCACTATAGATTATAATCAGAGGCACAGGCGGGAACTGCAAAGTGCTGCGCGGATCGCCCAGTCACTGGGCGCGACCCGCCATTGTATCCTACCGTTGGATCTGAGTGTTTTTGGGGGCTCTGCGCTTACCGATGACATCGCGGTGCCAAAGGACGGCCTCGGCGATACGATCCCCGTGACCTATGTGCAGGCTCGAAACCTTGTCTTTTTGTCGCTCACCCTTGCCTGGGCGGAGACGATCGGAGCGGAGGACATTTTTATAGGCGTGAATGCTCTGGATTATTCCGGATATCCCGATTGTCGACCGGAATTTATCTCCGCGTTTCAAGACATCGCCAATCTTGCGACAAAGGCGGGGGCAGAGGGGAGCCGTTTTCGCATTCAGGCCCCCCTTCAGCACTTGGGAAAGGACGAGATCGCAGCGGAGGCATTGCGCCTTGGGCTCGACCCGGCGATGAGTTGGTCGTGTTATGACCCGCGTTCCGATGGCAGGCCGTGTGGGCTATGCGACAGTTGTCGTTTGCGGAGAGATGGATTTCGAAAGATAGGAGCCGAAGACCCTCTCGATTATCCTGATTAG
- a CDS encoding Hsp33 family molecular chaperone HslO — MPESVFDSLVAFSIPDRDARGRCVRMGPVLDTILSAHDYPLPIRHLLAEALILTALMGSLLKGEGGQLTMQAQSASGLIDLLVCDYRDGAVRGYVKYDAERLAAHGSNTALRDLFGKDAHLAMTFDLAEKKQRYQGIVPLDGTDLAQACESYFRQSEQVPTIMRVAVRFDGTHCIAGGLLIQHLPQGEEGRERLHVKMDHPDWEHIAVMGGSVRHSELVDPSLTIEQILWRLFHEESEIRIEPMPALMRGCRCTAEHYIDVLSRFPQAERVEMRADDGLVHVDCAFCSKVFRIEV; from the coding sequence ATGCCGGAATCTGTTTTCGATTCGCTCGTCGCGTTTTCGATTCCCGATCGGGACGCTCGCGGCCGTTGTGTCCGGATGGGGCCGGTTCTGGACACAATCCTTTCGGCGCATGATTATCCGCTACCGATTCGGCACCTTCTTGCAGAAGCCCTGATCCTGACCGCTCTCATGGGGTCGCTTCTTAAAGGGGAAGGCGGTCAGCTGACCATGCAGGCACAGTCGGCGTCGGGACTGATCGACCTGCTGGTATGCGATTACCGTGATGGGGCCGTGCGCGGTTACGTCAAATACGACGCGGAAAGGCTCGCGGCGCATGGTTCGAATACGGCGCTCCGCGATCTTTTCGGTAAAGATGCGCATCTGGCGATGACGTTCGATCTGGCCGAAAAGAAGCAGCGCTATCAAGGTATCGTGCCTCTGGACGGGACCGACCTTGCTCAGGCGTGCGAGAGTTATTTCCGACAGTCGGAGCAAGTCCCGACGATCATGCGCGTGGCGGTCCGTTTCGATGGCACCCATTGCATCGCCGGCGGATTGCTGATTCAGCATTTGCCGCAGGGCGAAGAAGGCCGCGAGCGACTCCACGTGAAGATGGATCACCCGGACTGGGAACATATCGCGGTCATGGGTGGGAGCGTCCGGCATTCCGAGCTGGTCGATCCATCGCTGACGATCGAGCAGATCTTGTGGCGCCTGTTCCACGAAGAGAGCGAGATACGCATCGAGCCCATGCCCGCTTTGATGCGTGGATGTCGATGCACGGCCGAACATTACATCGACGTGCTTTCGCGCTTTCCACAAGCAGAACGGGTCGAGATGCGCGCCGATGATGGCTTGGTTCACGTCGACTGCGCGTTTTGTTCGAAGGTGTTCCGGATCGAAGTTTGA
- the argF gene encoding ornithine carbamoyltransferase: MSVRHFLDLSDAGSDAITRMIDDAKTRKSARTAWAKGRPDADAPLAGHTLAMIFEKNSTRTRVSFDMAMRQLGGTSLIMEAGSMQLGRGESIADTARVLSRMVDAIMIRTDDHAKVEEMARHATVPVINGLTDRSHPCQIVADLLTIVEHGKPLKGLELAWFGDGNNVLHSILEAAGLMRFNVRCAVPDGFAPSAEFLAFARERGARIDVMTDARAAARDADILVTDTWVSMGQAMADEKIAAMQPYQVNAELMGYAKTDAGFLHCLPAHVGDEVTQDVFESERSWVWDEAENRLHAQKSILLWALGQL; this comes from the coding sequence GTGAGTGTTCGGCATTTCCTGGATCTGTCCGACGCAGGATCAGACGCGATCACGCGCATGATCGACGATGCGAAAACGAGGAAATCCGCCCGGACCGCCTGGGCGAAGGGGCGTCCCGATGCCGATGCGCCCTTGGCGGGGCACACGCTCGCCATGATTTTCGAGAAGAACTCGACCCGGACGCGCGTCTCCTTCGATATGGCAATGCGCCAGCTCGGCGGAACGTCGCTGATCATGGAAGCAGGAAGCATGCAACTGGGCCGCGGCGAGAGTATCGCCGATACGGCGCGCGTGCTGTCGCGGATGGTCGATGCGATCATGATCCGCACCGACGATCATGCAAAGGTTGAGGAAATGGCGCGTCACGCGACCGTTCCGGTGATCAACGGGCTCACCGATCGATCGCACCCGTGTCAGATCGTCGCGGATCTGCTGACCATCGTTGAGCATGGAAAGCCGCTCAAAGGATTGGAGCTAGCCTGGTTTGGTGACGGCAATAACGTGCTGCACTCAATCCTCGAAGCAGCGGGGCTTATGCGCTTCAATGTGCGGTGCGCCGTTCCCGACGGGTTCGCCCCGTCAGCCGAGTTCCTCGCCTTCGCCAGGGAAAGGGGTGCGCGTATCGATGTTATGACCGACGCACGCGCCGCGGCTCGGGATGCAGATATTCTTGTCACCGATACTTGGGTATCCATGGGGCAGGCGATGGCCGATGAAAAGATCGCGGCGATGCAGCCCTATCAGGTCAACGCTGAACTCATGGGCTACGCAAAGACCGATGCGGGATTTCTGCACTGTCTGCCAGCCCATGTCGGCGACGAGGTGACGCAGGACGTCTTCGAAAGCGAGCGGTCCTGGGTATGGGACGAGGCTGAAAACAGACTGCACGCACAAAAGTCGATCCTACTGTGGGCGTTGGGGCAGTTGTGA
- a CDS encoding aspartate aminotransferase family protein, translated as MSITPLMPVYPRCDVRPVRGDNCHLVSEDGRRFLDFASGIAVNLLGHSHPGLIGAIQKQADTLMHVSNLYGSPQGERLARQLVDATFADTVFFTNSGAEAVETAMKTARAYHQSEGSAEKFEIITFDMAFHGRTMATISASNQEKMHKGFQPLLPGFRYVEFNDLDAAKAAVGPHTAGFLVEPVQGEGGIRVADHAFLKGLRDIADANDLMLILDEVQCGVARTGSMYAYEQFGIEPDILATAKGIGGGFPLGACLATEKAARGMVFGTHGSTYGGNPLAMAAGSAVMDVVTDDAFLVHVREMGQKLRGRLEQFIGNYPELFCEVRGLGLMLGVRMTVESRPFVAHLRDHHGLLTVAAGENVVRVLPPLVIEDAHIDEFMDKLSAGASDYKP; from the coding sequence ATGTCGATCACCCCGTTGATGCCCGTCTATCCGCGCTGCGACGTGCGTCCGGTGCGTGGTGACAATTGCCATCTGGTTTCGGAGGATGGCCGGCGCTTCCTCGATTTTGCCAGCGGCATCGCGGTGAACCTCCTCGGCCACTCCCATCCCGGACTGATTGGCGCGATACAGAAGCAGGCCGATACCTTGATGCACGTGTCAAACCTGTACGGCAGCCCGCAAGGGGAACGCCTCGCCAGGCAGTTGGTCGACGCGACCTTTGCGGATACGGTGTTCTTCACCAATTCCGGTGCCGAGGCGGTCGAAACGGCCATGAAGACGGCACGCGCCTACCACCAGTCGGAAGGTTCCGCCGAAAAATTCGAGATCATCACCTTCGATATGGCATTCCACGGGCGGACGATGGCCACGATCAGTGCGTCGAATCAGGAAAAAATGCACAAGGGATTCCAGCCGCTCTTGCCCGGCTTCCGCTACGTCGAATTCAACGATCTCGACGCTGCGAAGGCGGCGGTCGGGCCACATACGGCCGGGTTCCTTGTCGAGCCAGTGCAGGGGGAGGGCGGTATTCGCGTCGCGGATCATGCCTTCCTGAAGGGGCTTCGCGACATTGCGGATGCGAACGACCTGATGCTCATCCTCGACGAGGTGCAGTGCGGCGTCGCGCGGACGGGATCGATGTATGCCTACGAACAATTCGGCATCGAGCCAGACATTCTTGCGACCGCAAAGGGCATCGGCGGTGGTTTCCCGCTCGGCGCATGTCTCGCGACCGAGAAGGCAGCGCGCGGCATGGTCTTCGGTACGCACGGGAGCACCTACGGCGGCAATCCGCTCGCCATGGCGGCCGGAAGTGCGGTGATGGATGTCGTCACCGACGATGCATTTCTTGTTCACGTCCGCGAGATGGGGCAGAAGCTGCGTGGACGGCTGGAGCAGTTCATCGGCAATTACCCCGAACTGTTCTGCGAGGTGCGGGGGCTGGGTCTCATGCTCGGCGTGCGGATGACCGTCGAAAGCCGTCCGTTCGTGGCGCATCTGCGCGACCATCATGGACTGCTCACCGTGGCGGCGGGTGAAAATGTCGTCCGGGTTCTGCCTCCGCTGGTCATCGAAGACGCGCATATCGATGAATTCATGGATAAGCTGTCTGCCGGCGCTTCGGATTACAAGCCGTGA
- a CDS encoding cold-shock protein, producing the protein MGFDKGRRGRGRDKREGFGEDSYDPFSQGGGFGGDRGGFGHDRGSGFGQDRGYGDRGGFGNDRGGFGNDRGGPGGGGGGFRGGGAGGGGGGGRMPAQVVGTGRGTVKFFNSQKGFGFIQRDDGGEDVFIHISAVERAGLEGLGEGQELEFNLVDRGGKVSAADIQVVGDIVPPSAGGPAKREAPQRELTGEKATGTVKFFNSMKGFGFITRDDGAADAFVHISAVERSGLRELNEGDRVEFDLEVDRRGKHSAVNLVPVQG; encoded by the coding sequence ATGGGTTTTGATAAAGGTCGGCGCGGCAGGGGTCGCGACAAGCGCGAAGGTTTTGGCGAAGACAGCTACGACCCGTTCTCGCAGGGCGGCGGTTTCGGGGGAGACCGCGGCGGCTTTGGCCATGATCGCGGGAGCGGTTTCGGCCAGGATCGCGGCTATGGCGATCGCGGCGGCTTTGGCAATGACCGCGGCGGGTTCGGCAACGACCGCGGCGGCCCCGGTGGCGGCGGTGGCGGTTTCCGCGGCGGCGGCGCTGGTGGCGGTGGCGGTGGCGGCCGCATGCCGGCGCAGGTGGTCGGCACGGGCCGGGGCACGGTAAAATTCTTCAACTCGCAAAAAGGTTTTGGCTTCATCCAGCGCGATGATGGCGGCGAAGATGTGTTCATCCACATCAGCGCGGTCGAGCGTGCCGGCCTTGAAGGGTTGGGCGAAGGACAGGAGCTCGAATTCAATCTCGTCGATCGCGGCGGCAAGGTTTCGGCCGCTGATATCCAGGTCGTCGGCGACATTGTCCCGCCGAGCGCGGGCGGTCCGGCCAAGCGCGAAGCGCCGCAGCGCGAGCTGACCGGCGAAAAGGCGACGGGCACCGTCAAGTTCTTCAATTCGATGAAGGGCTTCGGCTTCATCACCCGCGACGATGGCGCGGCGGATGCGTTCGTACACATCAGCGCTGTGGAACGGTCTGGTCTGCGTGAGCTGAACGAAGGCGACCGGGTGGAATTCGACCTCGAAGTCGACCGACGGGGCAAGCATTCGGCCGTCAATCTGGTCCCCGTGCAGGGTTGA